CGCTCCCGGTGATGACATTCCGGGTGTGGACTCTCGGGTTGGCCTCCTGCATAGTCCTCATCTTCCTCAACACCTTCTTCACCTTCCGGACGCAGCCCCTCACCATCTCGGCCATCCTCATGCAGATCGCGGTGCTGCCCATCGGTAGGTTCATGGCCAGGAGTCTGCCCAGGAGAGAGTACAAGCTGTTTGGGTATGGCTTCAGCTTGAACCCGGGGCCTTTCAACATGAAGGAGCATGTGATCATCACCATCTTCGCCAACTGCGGCGTGTCCATCGGCGGGGGTGATGCTTACTCCATTGGAGCCATCACTGTCATGAAGGCTTATTACAAGCAGAACCTGAGCTTTCTCTGTGGCCTCCTCATTGTCTTGACCACGCAGGTGAGGAAAAAGAGTTGATTCTTGAGAGGACTAGTTGTTCTgcatctggtttttttttttttttttgtcataaactTCTTACAGAAAGGACTCAGCCATTTAGTATGGAGCATGCATTAACCATCCGGCATCAAGAACTAGGAATATGCGACTAAAACATTTGATCTTTATATTGTGGGTATGCAGATACTGGGATATGGCTGGGCTGGATTGCTCAGGAAGTACCTCGTGGATCCTGTCGAAATGTGGTGGCCTGCAAATCTTGCTCAGGTTTCTCTGTTCAGGTCCGTATAATGGTCGTAACATCTGAAGTTCTCATCCTTCATGAGTTCCGATCATCAAAACTGTCGAACCGATCATGCATAGGCGAAAGAAACAGAAACAATCCATGTATTCTCTAGCACTAAGTTCTACCATCAATCTATAGAAATGGATGCTGCTGAGAGATTATTCATGTGTCTAAACAGTATCAAATCTGAAACAAGGGGAACAAAAGCAAAACATATGCACAATTGAATTCCTAATCTTGCTAGCAAGCGGTTGAGCTAATCAGAGAGTCTCCTGTGAAAATTGAGGCCCCTTTAATATGTCGATCCGAAGCGCGTTCCTTCCTTGTTCCTctccatttccttttccatgTTGAACAGCACGACTCactgttctttttcttctcgcTTATTCGCAGAGCACTCCATGAAAGGGAACATAAAACAAGAGGATTTACCCGAATGCAATTCTTTCTCATGGCGATGGGTGCGAGCTTTGTCTATTACGCACTTCCCGGCTATCTCTTCCCTATCCTGACGTTCTTCTCTTGGGTCTGCTGGGCCTGGCCACACAGTATCACTGCCCAGCAAGTAGGATCAGGGTACCATGGACTCGGGGTCGGTGCCTTCACGCTCGATTGGGCAGGAATCTCGGCTTATCACGGAAGCCCGCTCGTTTCCCCGTGGCATTCAATTGCCAATGTCGGGATCGGCTTCATCATGTTCATATACATAATAGTGCCTCTGTGCTACTGGAAGTACAACACATTCGATGCTCGAAAGTTCCCGATATTTTCGAATCAGCTGTTCAAGACTGACGGGCTCAAGTACGATACCACCAAGATATTGACCCCAGAATATGATCTCAACGTTTCTGCTTATGAAAGTTACGGGAAGCTATACTTGAGTCCTCTATTCGCCCTCTCAATAGCATCAGGATTCGCTCGGTTCACAGCTACGCTCACTCATGTGGCATTATTCCATGGCAGGTAAATCTCTTACAGTGCCTCCTGAATATATGTATCGGGTCATGTCCCATTATCAACTCACGCACGGATACACTTGTGGTACTGTTTCGTGCTCTTGTCCTACAGCGAGATTATGAAGCAAAGTAGAGCTGCCATCAAGAATGCAAAACTGGACATCCACGCAAAGCTAATGCAAAGTTACAAACAAGTGCCTCAATGGTGGTTCCTCATTCTACTGCTAGGAAGTGCCGCCATATCCCTTTTGATGGCCTTCGTGTGGAAAGACGAAGTTCAGCTGCCATGGTGGGGGATGCTATTCGCCTTCGGCTTGGCCTTTATCGTTACGCTGCCAATCGGGGTCATTCAAGCGACGACCAACCAGGTACAAACAGAGTTCTAGTTATTCGGGTCGCCTCTTGCTCTGTTCTTTGGGGAAAGGTTTGCATTGCTAACATGCCGCTTTTCCATTTGCTTCTTTTGCAGCAACCTGGATACGACATCATAGCACAGTTCCTTATAGGGTATGTGCTCCCAGGTAAACCGATTGCGAATCTGCTTTTCAAGATTTACGGACGTATCAGCACCATTCATGCTCTCTCATTCTTATCCGATCTCAAACTTGGGCACTACATGAAGATTCCGCCCCGCTGCATGTACACAGCTCAGGTACATACAGCTCACAGGTTCCTGCTTTCGCATCTCTCACTAGTGTCACGAGATTGTTTCTGTCATGGCATAGTggctcttttatttttcttggttttgatgTTCCTTTTTCAGCTTGTTGGTACTTTAGTTTCTGGAGTAGTCAACCTGGCGGTTGCATGGTGGATGCTAGATAGCATCGAGAACATTTGCGACATCGACGCGCTCCACCCCGATTCTCCATGGACATGCCCTAAGTACCGCGTTACCTTCGATGCTTCTGTCATATGGGGATTGATTGGACCAAGAAGGCTGTTCGGACCAGGAGGATTATACAGGAACCTGGTTTGGTTGTTCCCCATTGGAGCTGTCCTGCCTGTGCCAATATGGGCATTGAGCAAAATGTACCCAGAAAAGAAATGGATTGCCTTGATAAACATTCCAGTCATTTCCTATGGATTCGCTGGAATGCCACCAGCCACTCCGACCAATATAGCGAGCTGGCTCATCACTGGAACGATCTTCAACTATTTCATCTTTAGATACCAGAAACGCTGGTGGCAGAAATATAATTACGTCTTATCCGCGGCGTTGGATGCTGGGACCGCTTTCATGGGTGTTTTGTTGTTCTTTGCCCTGCAGAATGAGAACAAAACCTTGAAATGGTGGGGAACCGATATCGATCACTGTCCTCTAGCATCGTGTCCGACCGCGCCGGGCATTAGCGTACCAAATTGCCCAGTCTTCAATTAGCTGTGTCTGTGTGAGCTTGCTCTTTAGTCATTTGTCTTGCAAATTTGGAGCTAAGCTGAATATGTAAGAGTGTAAGCAGAGGAACATAGGTCTGTATGGTTGCATGCCTGTTCTAAGTGGAATACAAGTTATGGTTTGTTCTCACTAAAGCAACAATCTCCACATGTGCCCACGATTTTGGACTTCCATGTTGCCTTATGTTGCTATGTCACCGTCAGAAATACATCAATCCACTCATGACTGCAATTTGAAACCTAAACACGATTAAATAAGGCCGTCATTCAATCTCTCCTCAAAAATGAGAACAGTTCTTAGTATTGCAATTCCAGAACTACAAGTTGGATAGATTCCTTGTTGCATGAGCGGCCGAAACCGTGAAAGAGGCCAGACCCAATAATCGACGTGAACATCTATCAGATCAAATGGTCTACATCGAAATTACTACAATTAGGCTCCACTCTCGATTGACTCTTCTAGACCTCCTAGTTTAAGCCACTGACAAAATGCATTACCCTCTTAATCAACTGGTAGTAACCTCCAAAGACGGCTGAATACTACACAGCCCACTCAGATACAATGTACGCATGCTCTACCTTTGTAAGGATTTATAGAGCACCACCGTCACGTACTTGGCTGAGAACCTGTGTGTCGAGCCAAGTGCAACCACCGCCGGGCTGCTCTTCCCTTTCTGCATATAAAGATGATTGAGCACTACATGTTGGGGTCTTGATAAAGGCGGTGGAATCTCCATGTGGAGTGCCGGCACATTCAAAAGTGTGAGCTGTAAGTGAGGCGGAACCATGGGTGGCTCTTTCGCGTAATCCTCTGATCCGAGAAACAAGTTGTTATAGCTCGACTCCGGGGACTGAGGAGGTTCGAAGCTGGAGATGCTCTCGAGGTCTTCAGGAACAAAATCCTgcagagaaaaatcagaagtacCGGTCACCTCAATTGGAAACCAATCTGCGCAATCATATAGTAACTTCACATATATGAGTGCACTTTTGGCAAAGTTTGCTCTTTACTGTCACTTGATGGGAAGTATAATCCACACATCCAACTCAATGAACTAGTTGGGAAAAACCACAGATGCAGCATGCACACATCCCGGACTTCTGTGTCACTCGCAGGTGCATATACATCCAAGTTAAGGCGTGAGACTGTAACTTCATGATTTTCTTCATTCATCTTCAATAAACATATAAGGCCGCATGACTAAGGTGGCCTTAAGAAGAGATCCATCTTGATACTGTTAAAACTTCATGTGAATCAACGACATAAGCTTCATTGCAcagaaaaaatgtcaaaaattgcaaaaatcatgtGCTTTGGCCTTCCACACGGACTTTGGTTCGCATCTTTCCAAATCCATGAAGTTAGTGAAATATTTCAGGATTTCAGCATTCACCTATCGAGTGATCCCTTGTTAAGAGAAAGGAAAGTATTGACAAATAAGACCTACCGTTGGAATATTCATGATCGGACCTTCTCAAATACATGTAAATGACGAGACAGTATTGTAGAGGAAACTTTGATAGAATAAAACATAAGAATTTCCCATTCTCAAACTCATCTAGCATAAAGATTGTGTGCAAGTACAAGGAATGCTCGTGAAACTAAACCAGACTCATGCCGATTCTTCTGAAGCCATATATTACTATGAAATTATTGGAGGACGACACCACCCTAATCCATTCACTTGATGGGTTAACATTTCTATCATTGagataatagaaaaaatttcaccTAGTAGTTACTCTTCCATGAGAAAACAATCATCAAGTAAGGGACGGCACAGCAGAGAAGAAATTAAGTCACCCATATTAAATATTTCTCTAAACTGTCGTTTCCCCCTAGACCAAAAGGTTGTATTAACCAGAAACTGTTGAAATGTAAAAGAAACATTGAAAGAAGTGTAAGATGTTCAGCTAATGTCAGAAAAAAATCGCCTAAAACTAATGATTTTCCCAAGGGTCACCTCCGAAATCATGCATCACGCATCATGCATCATGCATGTGCATTAAGTACATGCCCATGTCATGGGACGACACTAAACGTCCGTGACATTCACAGCTTGCAATTCATTCTAGCAAAACAAGTTGATtagaaactttttcttttgggatCATCACCGCAAGGAACTTTCCAGCTatgatgcaaaattttcaaccgtAGAATAGCTAAAACTTAGATTGAGTTGATCTAACAAAGCAGTCTCTGCTTGTTTCATTCTAAAACTTCTAAGTGGTGGATTTTTCATGCCACTTTGACAATAGTCCCTAGTATCCAATATCCAGTCAGGTGAACTCGTGGTGCTTCCTGATAGAAGGACGTTCATGCTAGCTGACCATGATGAACTGGTCAGATTAACCAACAAGAAAGAGGAACCCAAACTTTGTGAAAAAGACAGTCTAATGGTGCATTATTCAATATGACCATAGCATGCATGAATCCAGATTGTCCAATAACTCATGCACGCTACTCAAAACAATAAAGGAACATAGTGTCATGTACCTAGATGAATCAAGATCTATATGACAATTAATACAGTTGTAGATCCCTTCAATCATCTTATCAATAACATTTGAAAGAGATACTTGTACAAATTACTCATGTtccaaaaaacaagaagataGATCTAAAAATACTTGAACGTAGGATATCCATCCACGTAGCAGATATTTCGCAGCTCAGATATTCCTACAAATTCTTTACATGCATCCGCCATTATCAAAGCAGTACGTGTCCCGAGAACGGATAGAGCGCGCAATTACTGCCTCAATCAGGATATTCTTCCTCCAAAGCAACAATCCGAAGCATCCTTTGGAATGAGTGTTATCATTTACCTTGTTTGGGGAAATCAAGGGGCTGGGAAGACATTGACAGACTAACTTATTGAGCCCATTTATCAATCTGAATATCATATGATCATGAGCTTTTAAACAGTTATTATTGTGTTTGTGAAATATAAGAATTATCAGACCATTTAGATGGTGGACAGCCAAGTCACTAATTTCAGTATAAGAACATTGTTTCCGAAGGTGGAATTAAGGAAGTTCTCCCACATATAAGGAGTAAGAACACTAACCAATCAAAAAAGAACAAGGTTAGAAACCCAAGGAGAAGACCAGTGTAATAAGAGAATGTTGAGCGAGGCAGTCAATGACAAAGAAGCTGTTCCTCCTAGCTCCCACTTGGCACTCTACCCTAATTCAAATTAGATTGTCAAAGAACGTACCATCCTTCCAGCGACGAAAGCACCTTACTCCCACTTGAAGACAAACTATCCACGGTCAAGACATTTCTAGCCTCGCATAACAATAACATCTTTATGTTCTTAAAAAATAACATACCTGCAAGTCCAAAATGTTGTAAGCAGCTCCAACATCATCTTGGGCCCAGGGTAAATCGGGCACATACTTCCACTGCCCATCAACAATGAACCTATACTGGTAAACACCCGATGGCAATACTTTCATTATTGTGAAGTCTTTCCCTGATCTCTGCAAGGGCATCCTGCTCAATAGGGTAAAGATTTCAAACTTGAGGTCATGTGCAGTGCAGCTCCAGCACATCATCAAGCACGAAACAACACTAGAACAGAAAGTCAAAGAAATAAATGGGAAGGAACCTTATTTTCCAGTTGTCCCACGAACCCTCCACAGCAACTTCCTTACCACCATAACACCACGTGATCATGGTCGGTATCCCTTGTTCACTACATGCATCTTCATAACCCGAGGAAGTTTGCATCCAGGAGTGGCCAGAAACATGCATCTCATCTGGTCTCTGTAGTGGAGCCACCGGGACCTAAAGGTGACACCGGCAAGTAGTAGACAGCAAACTACAATTAGATCTTTTTAGAAATCTAAATGAAAGCAActcatgaaaaataaacaaatatttccTTTGTCTGGAATAAACTGATTTCTGACCTAGGTACAGAATTAAtcattaacatgaaaacatGGTAATTGGTTTGGCAAAGAGGGGATCGACAAGATCTCATACAGATGAGAAGTTGCTCAACTCCCACAGATGAAGATCGGGCTAGACAAAGGAACTCAGAACAGAAGCCCTACAAACTACGGGGATTGCAAATCACATAATAAACCGAGAAAGAATactttttgcaagaatgctccaATTTCACATATCCGGGATCTTCATGATCCAGAaggaattgcacagaaatttgcAGCAGCTGAGCATTATAGCCACTTCGAGAGTTGAAGCCTACTAACCTAAGGGTCCAGCTAAAGACACTCGCCAAATGTTcttaaccaaaagaaaacccaagaaTTCACTTGAACTATACACAAACATCTGacgaaaaccaaagaaaaacacACGCAGAAGAGTAATTCATCATCCATCCAAAATCCTAGAAATTTTTCTAAGAGAGAATCAATTCAACTATTAATCACAGTTCTCTAGACAACCAACCTTTCAACGACCACAAGAACTACTAAGCTCACAACAACAGATTCAGATCCAAAGTGAAATATCTCCCAAACAGAAACCAAACAAGAGACAGCTTCATCAAattaagaacattaagaaaccacatgcaaaaaaaaaccACTACAACTTATCATTTTGCTGGGATTACATCTAGCACCCTCCAAATGTGGGGAATATCATAAAATCAAATCAACCCAGaaatagaaaagggaaaaacaaggGCCAACCTGAGGAGTGAACATCAGAGGAGACTGGGTGGCTCGAGGGCTGTGAGGAGGAGACTGACCCATCAACTCAGCCGGCGCCGGGTAGCCAACGTGCGCCACATCGGCCGCACCCATGCTATCCTGGGCActaccatcaccatcaccagcaccaccaccaccttcttCATCGACTCCAGATGGACTGCCCACCCCATCTTCTCTTCCGTTCACATTCCCCatcttttcaaccaaaatttttgaactttttgctcTTTTATCTATCCTCTAC
The sequence above is drawn from the Rhodamnia argentea isolate NSW1041297 chromosome 9, ASM2092103v1, whole genome shotgun sequence genome and encodes:
- the LOC115742994 gene encoding oligopeptide transporter 3-like codes for the protein MAAKDQMQDPEKPNKDFSEKVAEEEEVERCSVEEVALVVPETDDPSLPVMTFRVWTLGLASCIVLIFLNTFFTFRTQPLTISAILMQIAVLPIGRFMARSLPRREYKLFGYGFSLNPGPFNMKEHVIITIFANCGVSIGGGDAYSIGAITVMKAYYKQNLSFLCGLLIVLTTQILGYGWAGLLRKYLVDPVEMWWPANLAQVSLFRALHEREHKTRGFTRMQFFLMAMGASFVYYALPGYLFPILTFFSWVCWAWPHSITAQQVGSGYHGLGVGAFTLDWAGISAYHGSPLVSPWHSIANVGIGFIMFIYIIVPLCYWKYNTFDARKFPIFSNQLFKTDGLKYDTTKILTPEYDLNVSAYESYGKLYLSPLFALSIASGFARFTATLTHVALFHGSEIMKQSRAAIKNAKLDIHAKLMQSYKQVPQWWFLILLLGSAAISLLMAFVWKDEVQLPWWGMLFAFGLAFIVTLPIGVIQATTNQQPGYDIIAQFLIGYVLPGKPIANLLFKIYGRISTIHALSFLSDLKLGHYMKIPPRCMYTAQLVGTLVSGVVNLAVAWWMLDSIENICDIDALHPDSPWTCPKYRVTFDASVIWGLIGPRRLFGPGGLYRNLVWLFPIGAVLPVPIWALSKMYPEKKWIALINIPVISYGFAGMPPATPTNIASWLITGTIFNYFIFRYQKRWWQKYNYVLSAALDAGTAFMGVLLFFALQNENKTLKWWGTDIDHCPLASCPTAPGISVPNCPVFN
- the LOC115742970 gene encoding SNF1-related protein kinase regulatory subunit beta-2, whose product is MGNVNGREDGVGSPSGVDEEGGGGAGDGDGSAQDSMGAADVAHVGYPAPAELMGQSPPHSPRATQSPLMFTPQVPVAPLQRPDEMHVSGHSWMQTSSGYEDACSEQGIPTMITWCYGGKEVAVEGSWDNWKIRMPLQRSGKDFTIMKVLPSGVYQYRFIVDGQWKYVPDLPWAQDDVGAAYNILDLQDFVPEDLESISSFEPPQSPESSYNNLFLGSEDYAKEPPMVPPHLQLTLLNVPALHMEIPPPLSRPQHVVLNHLYMQKGKSSPAVVALGSTHRFSAKYVTVVLYKSLQR